The DNA region CAAGCTACAGACTCAAATCTGACAAACCCAAAGCGCCACCGTCGACCCTCTTTCTTCACACGCTGAACAAACACCTTCTCTGGTTTCCCATGTTGCGCAAACAAGTCCCTGATCTCGTTGTACCCCACCATGTCGGAGATGCCATCGATGAAAAGGGTGACACATGCTAGAGAAAACCATCATCACCCCCTGACCTCTGTTCCGGACCAACCAAACCGCCCTCCATGCTCTGATTCGGACCCTCCATACCATCCTCGGTCTCCTCTTCGTCTGCATCACCGCCATCGAACCCAGTTACTTGACCACCCTTCGAAGCCACACTCCCTGCGACAGGGGAAGCCATGGCAGAACAGAGAACCTCCATGGTAACAGAGAAGCAAGCTAAGACTCTGCGAAGGGAAACAAAGAAGTTTGAGATCGAGAGCCAAGGTAGGTGGCACCGAGATCCTGAACAGGGGTTCAAGAACAAAAAGGAAAAGTGGTGTTGCGCGAGATTGAGAGCCAGTTGATGAAGCTTGAGACGAAGGTTGCATAGAAGAAAGTTTCACCGCCGAGGACTAGCAGGGAGGCTAGCCGTCGTCGTCTGAAAGAGCTAGGGAAACGTTAGTGGCCAGTATTTATTAAATCAATTTTATTGATACATGCAAATATGATTTCAATTGGTAAAAATTGGTTTTAACTAAATAGAATTGATTTTATAGAAACATGCTTTTTCAATACCAATAGCTCGCTAGAGATTTCCTAACAGTGCCCCTAGAAAATATGAACATCAAGCACCGGATCTTCCTTGTTGATGAGGTCAAAGACACATACATCTCCATTCACAATGTGCCTCTTTCTATGGAAGTAATGCACTCGGCACAAGCTGCACAAGTAAGTTAATGGAAGTATAACATAATAACAATAACCTCAGGCCTCAGCCTTGCTGCTTTCAGGATATAAAATTTCCATGAAACTACAGTTTTTTACAATCCCCATACAAAGTACAAACTGATTATATGCATTTTTTATGGGTACTAGGAGAAACCTCTTTCATTTGCCACTTCATAAACCTTACCATCCTTTGATCCTTCCGAATAATTTGGCTTCAGCCTTCATGTTGATTTACCGTTATTACTGGTAGCAGCAATAGTTTCACTTTTAACATCTGGGGTTCTTTCTTGCAGTTGCAGGGTCTAAGCTATTAACTGCATCTCCTTGAGCTGATTCTAATTAAGGAAGAAAATTACAACTTTTACTATATAGATCACACTGAGTAAAACTTTTCGAAACTCATACAATTTTGAAGTCAGAATTAATTCTGGGGAAAAGCTTTTGTATGTAACTTTTGTAttaagaattgattctgatgaaaaaGAAGCGAcataaatatgttataataccAAATTGGATTTACCTTGTGGTGAATGGGGATATGGCTCTTCCTCAAGTGGAAAGATCAATACTTTAAAAGAAAGGGGTTGTTTCTTAGTCAACTCAAAAAGACAAACATCCCCTGCTTTCAAATTATTATCCAATACAAACTGCCTCCATCCATTTTTAATTTTGTAGAGATCATATGTACCATGCCAACTTCTCCCATCCAAGACCTCAAGGAAGATATCaccatctttcttcttcaaatatGTTTCTGCAAATTTTGATGGGATGTGCTGGATTTTCTTTACAAGTTAGAAAATCTTAAAACTCAAGTTATATTTATGAAGATACAAAAGATGCTAATCaaaacttaccaaggaatatcCACCAATATATGAAGATTTCATGACAATCTTGAAAGAGGGGTTTATAGATCTCAAGGTTGTGCCTCTTTTTAAACCTTCAGTTATTTTAGGAGTTAAATGCTCAAATCCAGAGGTACCATCCATATTCTCTGAAAAATTGAGTTCATGGGTGTGTTATGAAAATATAACCTCATAATCTTGCATAATCCAATAGAGATGCATAATCAAATACATACCCTCCAATTTGTTCTGGTCAGGTTCAAATGTTGACTTCTCAAAGTTTGCATCTTGGGACTGATTACCTTCAACTTTGACTTGTTTTGAATAATTCTTCAATCTGGAGCTACTTCCAACATCTCCAGTAATTCCAGCTCTCAATTTCCTATGTGGTTGAgtttttgatattggtgatTTTAGCCTAGTCTTCTTGCATGGAGGTAGCTCATCCAAAATTTCAACTGAGTTGTCACTCATCTGATCAAGGTTGTTGTTCTGTTCATCTTGATTGCCATGGATCATAGGATATTCTATTTCAAGGGTGCCCTTGCCAAATATACGCACCTCAAAATTAGAGGCATCCTTGAATTCAAACAACACCAAGTGCCCATGATCCAGGGAGTAATATTTCGCGAATTCTTTCAAACCCTTTTGAAACCAAATCTCAGAATCATGTTTGCTCCAATGTATCTCCCATTTAGTGTCATCTGGAGGCTTGAGAATTACCGGGTTTGACATATCACCATTGAATTTCCTAGTGAAACCGTTTGGAATCTTCTGTGTAGAACCGTATGTTAGCATTCTACATAAATAAATTCACAAGCATAACAGCAATTCAAATATTTTAATCCTAATGACTTAATTTCTGTAATCACTCCAAATGGTTGATAGGCATATGCATATTTGAAAATACTTCACCAATTGATTCTAAATGCAAAATTCATTGAAGAAGTAGTTTTTAGATGGttaagaattgattttgagaaaaatgAAGTTCATATAAATATGCTAACAATCATGGAGATAGATGCTATGCTGTAAAATAAAACAACTTTCACTGGCACAAATCAATACACAtaggatgacaatgggtctcggACCCATTGGGTACCCGCTTAAAATACTcacaatgggtagggtaaaaacccgctagatgggtatgggTTGGGTATGGATAATTACCCGTAAAAATTAGTGGGTACAGGTGCAGGTATGGGTAATATAGTATCCAACCCACCCCATATTCGCACACACTTTATTaactatttttattatatatacacactttgaaatatatatatcaacaaattaaattaaagttATAAGTTTCTAAGTTACTCTTTTAAAAATGAATGAATGGTTTTACTTATTAAATATCTGGATagtcttttgtatttttaattaatgctttttattttataatagtagttatatattattttattttggagaatgaaaattaaattttcgTTAACTAAATTGTGGGTAATGAGCACGGGTACGGACATATAGGTACCCAGATGGTACGGGAACGAGCATTCAAATTGCTACTCACGCGGATATGGGTACGAGTATCTTTTGAAAACACGGGTACGGgaatgggtactatagtaccctacccaacACATACAAAAGGAAGAAATAAGAAAGGTAAAAACTGATTGTGTATGGCCGTGTAAAAACTGAGTGTGACAGCAACTTCTACCTTAATTAAGTGTCCTGACTCACAGAAAAATAACactttatttttcttatctCTAATTTCTTATCGGATGACATCACATATgacattttttacttttatctATTCTCATCCTTTTACTCTCTGAGCGTCTACATCTAAgagtggtttttttttatataggtaAAGCATAATATATTGAATaaaagtacaaggggtacttcaaacccaatataaaagagagaaagaaaaagagataaGCAACAGAAATATGTTGTTCAAGATCACAACCCATCTAAAATTAATCTAAGAGCCTCACCCACACCTTGAAGGGAGATTATAGATagtatgcctcattaaaaccttatcaGGATAAAACTCCCTTAGGAAAACCtgataaggaaaaagagtacaaaatAACTATAATCAAGATAACCCTCCAAAGACAACAAACAAAAGGagcaagaaagaagataaaCCCAAACTACACAAAAGAAAGAGGAGATGTAGGAAAGAATTAAGAATGCTCACAAGCTTTTCAGTTTCAAGACATGTTGTTGTAATGATCTTGAAGAAAGGGACTCCAGAATGCTTATTATGCTTGTTGCAAGTCATGAGTGCTATCTATGACTTAATGCTATCCCGCAAAGCCTGTGCAAGCGTTTGTTCTTTTCCTCCCCTTTTAATTTATAGCTCTCAAGTAACAGAAGCAATTCGTTGGTCATCAGGTTTTGGTATTCGTGATGTGTTGAGAATATGATGAAATATTTAATTATgatttagtattttattttaagatatTGTTGAGATTTGTTTTCAAATTAAGATAAGATTATTTTCctacttaccaaaaaaaaattaagataagaTTATGATAGTATTAGttattcctttttcttttttagttaTTCGTTttagcctataaaaaaaattaaaattacatctAATTTAAATTGAAATGTATATTAGATATTTTCTAACACTTGATTTAAggaattagattttattttatatattagaGTAGATTTATTATTTTTCACCGAGAACATTTACATCACAATAAGATTAACTC from Lotus japonicus ecotype B-129 chromosome 2, LjGifu_v1.2 includes:
- the LOC130737454 gene encoding B3 domain-containing transcription factor VRN1-like, with the translated sequence MLTYGSTQKIPNGFTRKFNGDMSNPVILKPPDDTKWEIHWSKHDSEIWFQKGLKEFAKYYSLDHGHLVLFEFKDASNFEVRIFGKGTLEIEYPMIHGNQDEQNNNLDQMSDNSVEILDELPPCKKTRLKSPISKTQPHRKLRAGITGDVGSSSRLKNYSKQVKVEGNQSQDANFEKSTFEPDQNKLEENMDGTSGFEHLTPKITEGLKRGTTLRSINPSFKIVMKSSYIGGYSLHIPSKFAETYLKKKDGDIFLEVLDGRSWHGTYDLYKIKNGWRQFVLDNNLKAGDVCLFELTKKQPLSFKVLIFPLEEEPYPHSPQESAQGDAVNSLDPATARKNPRC